One genomic window of Bradyrhizobium sp. CCGE-LA001 includes the following:
- a CDS encoding YhdP family protein, whose amino-acid sequence MAAVPAQGASLPVVGCGPGGAQSHDGRLYREAMARNKSPQDYTRDFDRRGGQPEPQEWDNADWDPDQEEAAGYRARRLLSRSNSGFHRFGDGFRALHRWLAADRWLKRFTMVVGAVVVIFVGCFAALWWRLGAGPINLDIATPWLAAAIEENIGHGNTVEIGGTQIERAGRIRIAVRIRDIIVRDRDHAVVASAPKAEVKLSGAALLMGHLRAESLNLVDAELAIRIAPDGTVTVSAGDTAKPLATGVASKKEAGLPPTFPRAGVPPPPFATQQPTSPDASQAAPQATAQSGILQGLDWLDSLSMTGLDGQNLNEIGLKNGNLIVDDQQRGSKWSFENITLSLRRPSRGGVALSLGEEGARPWMLRATIGPAENGVRSVDIKADKVSTSNILLALRVKDLTYTADLPLTGELKGELGRDGVPTFFRGKIAVGAGNIIDTDTPDYPMAIDQAEINVEWDANRRVLVAPFKIISGANRLTLLAHLEPPNGNINDWQLGFSGGSILLGGIDNEPPLVFNRIAIGFRFDTDHKRLLLTQADISNGEIGVAGTGAIDYSGEPRLTLGFAGTPMSASALKRMWPTLVVPELREWVIERIERGTLQRIEIGVNSPTKNLPRKGPPIPDDGLSVNIVASGVAVRPVDGMPVVHDADLKARVTGRTATVNIAQGIADTPAGRKITISDFTFEVPDMAPKPSPSRTRFRVEGPVPAAAEMLANDRLSDLSSTVVDPNTSKGTFSANIQLAMPVKGELTKADTTYSVNADLNGFSADKLVMNQKLEANNLKIAASNQGYQVKGDVKINGQAASLDYRKPAEGDADVRLQATLDDASRARLGFDLSPAVSGSLPIKLSGKIASGPDQTTKLGVEADLTSVRLDNILPGWVKLPGRSGKATFKVVPTAQSTRFEDIVIEGGGASIKGSLEIDANGDLMNASFPVYSPSDGDKTSLKVERGQDGMLKGTMRGDVFDGRGFLKSAISGNSKDDKNKMKNVDFDIDVKLGTVMGANGEAMRSLDAKMSKRNGAIKALTLSGKIGRDTPIAADLRGGRAQGNREVIYLQTNDAGALLRFTDTYTKAVGGQMVVAMEPPTSEPNTAREGLINVRDFTVKGEAQLDRVAAGAPNGTGNGVSFSALRAEFTRQNGALTIRDGVVKGPMIGATIEGSIDYPGNQVCMSGTFVPMYGVNNIFGQIPLFGIFLGGGNNEGLIGVTYEVVGTPAAPVMRVNPISAMAPGLFRKIFEFNTGKQNSPWEEFPSQSNDGSTGSTRQLSSGCTLARR is encoded by the coding sequence ATGGCGGCAGTGCCGGCGCAGGGGGCTTCGCTCCCCGTCGTCGGCTGCGGTCCCGGCGGCGCTCAATCCCACGATGGGCGCCTGTATCGAGAGGCAATGGCAAGGAATAAGTCGCCCCAGGATTACACGCGGGACTTCGATCGGCGCGGCGGTCAACCAGAGCCGCAGGAATGGGACAACGCCGATTGGGATCCGGATCAGGAGGAGGCGGCGGGCTATCGCGCGCGCCGGCTGCTGTCGCGTTCCAATTCGGGCTTCCATCGCTTCGGTGACGGGTTTCGGGCGCTGCACCGCTGGCTGGCCGCAGATCGCTGGTTGAAGCGCTTCACCATGGTGGTCGGGGCCGTGGTCGTCATCTTCGTCGGTTGTTTTGCTGCACTGTGGTGGCGGCTCGGCGCCGGTCCGATCAATCTCGATATCGCAACGCCGTGGCTCGCTGCCGCGATCGAGGAGAACATCGGCCACGGCAATACCGTGGAGATCGGCGGCACCCAGATCGAGCGGGCGGGGCGGATCCGTATCGCGGTCCGTATCCGCGACATCATCGTCCGCGACCGCGATCACGCCGTCGTCGCCAGCGCGCCGAAGGCCGAGGTGAAGCTGTCGGGCGCGGCTCTCCTGATGGGGCACCTGCGCGCCGAAAGCCTCAACCTCGTCGACGCCGAGCTTGCGATCCGCATCGCACCCGACGGCACCGTCACGGTCTCGGCGGGCGACACGGCGAAGCCGCTGGCAACGGGCGTGGCCTCCAAGAAAGAGGCGGGCCTGCCGCCGACATTCCCGCGCGCCGGCGTTCCGCCGCCGCCCTTCGCCACGCAGCAGCCCACGAGCCCGGACGCGTCGCAGGCGGCGCCTCAGGCGACCGCGCAGAGCGGCATTCTTCAGGGCCTCGACTGGCTCGACAGCCTGAGCATGACCGGCCTCGACGGCCAGAACCTCAACGAGATTGGCCTGAAGAACGGCAATCTGATCGTCGACGATCAGCAGCGCGGCAGCAAATGGTCGTTCGAGAACATCACGCTCAGCCTGCGCCGGCCGAGCCGCGGCGGCGTCGCGCTCAGCCTCGGCGAGGAGGGCGCGCGTCCCTGGATGCTGCGCGCCACGATCGGGCCGGCCGAGAACGGCGTGCGCTCGGTCGACATCAAGGCCGACAAGGTCTCGACCTCCAACATCCTGCTGGCGTTGCGGGTCAAGGATCTCACCTATACCGCCGACCTGCCGCTGACCGGCGAGCTCAAGGGCGAGCTCGGCCGTGACGGCGTGCCGACCTTCTTCCGCGGCAAGATAGCGGTCGGTGCGGGCAACATCATCGATACCGACACGCCCGACTATCCAATGGCGATCGACCAGGCCGAGATCAACGTCGAGTGGGACGCCAACCGGCGCGTGCTGGTCGCACCCTTCAAGATCATCTCCGGCGCGAACCGGCTGACGCTGCTGGCCCATCTCGAACCCCCGAACGGCAACATCAACGATTGGCAGCTCGGCTTCAGCGGCGGCTCGATCTTGCTCGGCGGCATCGACAACGAGCCGCCGCTCGTCTTCAACCGCATTGCGATCGGCTTCCGCTTCGACACCGACCACAAGCGCCTGCTGCTGACGCAGGCCGATATCAGCAACGGCGAGATCGGCGTCGCCGGCACCGGGGCCATCGACTATTCGGGCGAGCCTCGGCTGACGCTGGGTTTTGCCGGTACGCCGATGTCGGCGTCGGCACTGAAGCGGATGTGGCCGACGCTCGTCGTTCCCGAGCTGCGCGAATGGGTGATCGAGCGGATCGAGCGCGGCACGCTCCAGCGCATCGAGATCGGCGTCAACTCGCCGACGAAGAACCTGCCGCGCAAGGGGCCGCCGATCCCTGACGACGGCCTGTCGGTTAACATCGTGGCGAGCGGCGTCGCGGTCCGCCCCGTGGACGGCATGCCTGTGGTGCATGATGCCGATTTGAAGGCGCGCGTGACCGGCCGCACCGCGACCGTGAACATCGCGCAAGGCATTGCCGATACGCCCGCCGGCCGCAAGATCACGATCTCCGACTTCACCTTCGAGGTGCCGGACATGGCGCCGAAGCCGTCGCCGTCGCGCACGCGCTTTCGCGTCGAGGGACCGGTGCCCGCGGCCGCCGAAATGCTCGCCAATGATCGGCTGAGCGATTTGTCGTCGACCGTCGTCGACCCCAACACCAGCAAGGGGACGTTCTCGGCGAACATCCAGCTCGCCATGCCGGTCAAGGGCGAGCTGACAAAGGCCGACACCACCTATTCCGTCAACGCCGACCTCAACGGTTTCTCCGCCGACAAGCTGGTGATGAACCAGAAGCTGGAGGCCAACAACCTCAAGATCGCCGCGAGCAACCAGGGCTATCAGGTCAAGGGCGACGTCAAGATCAACGGGCAGGCGGCCTCGCTCGACTATCGCAAGCCGGCCGAGGGCGATGCCGACGTCAGATTGCAGGCGACGCTGGACGACGCCAGCCGCGCGCGCCTGGGATTCGATCTCAGCCCCGCCGTCAGCGGATCGTTGCCGATCAAGCTGTCGGGCAAGATCGCGAGCGGCCCGGACCAGACGACGAAGCTCGGCGTCGAGGCCGACCTGACCTCGGTCAGGCTCGACAACATCCTGCCCGGATGGGTCAAGCTGCCGGGCCGGTCGGGCAAGGCCACCTTCAAGGTCGTGCCGACGGCGCAATCAACGCGTTTCGAGGACATCGTCATCGAGGGCGGCGGCGCCTCGATCAAGGGCTCGCTGGAAATCGATGCGAACGGCGACCTGATGAATGCGAGTTTCCCGGTCTATTCACCGTCTGACGGCGACAAGACGTCGCTGAAGGTCGAGCGCGGCCAGGACGGTATGCTCAAAGGCACGATGCGCGGCGACGTGTTCGACGGCCGCGGCTTCCTGAAGTCGGCGATCTCAGGAAACTCCAAGGATGACAAGAACAAGATGAAGAACGTCGATTTCGACATCGACGTGAAGCTCGGCACCGTCATGGGCGCCAATGGCGAGGCGATGCGTAGCCTCGATGCCAAGATGTCGAAGCGCAACGGCGCGATCAAAGCCTTGACGCTGAGCGGAAAGATCGGCCGCGACACGCCAATTGCGGCCGATCTGCGCGGCGGCCGCGCGCAGGGCAATCGCGAAGTGATCTATCTCCAGACCAATGATGCCGGCGCGCTGCTGCGTTTCACCGACACCTACACCAAGGCGGTCGGCGGCCAGATGGTGGTGGCGATGGAGCCGCCGACCTCCGAACCGAACACGGCGCGTGAGGGCCTCATCAACGTGCGCGACTTCACGGTCAAGGGTGAGGCGCAGCTCGATCGCGTCGCGGCCGGCGCGCCCAACGGCACCGGCAACGGCGTCTCCTTCAGCGCGCTACGGGCCGAGTTCACCCGGCAGAACGGCGCGCTCACGATCCGCGACGGCGTGGTCAAGGGCCCCATGATCGGCGCCACCATCGAGGGCTCGATCGACTATCCCGGCAACCAGGTCTGCATGAGCGGCACCTTCGTGCCGATGTATGGCGTCAACAACATCTTCGGCCAGATCCCGTTGTTCGGCATCTTCCTCGGCGGCGGCAACAATGAGGGATTGATCGGCGTGACCTACGAGGTGGTCGGCACGCCGGCTGCGCCCGTGATGCGCGTCAATCCGATCTCGGCGATGGCGCCGGGCCTGTTCCGCAAGATCTTCGAATTCAACACCGGCAAGCAGAATTCGCCCTGGGAGGAATTCCCCTCGCAGTCGAACGACGGCTCGACTGGATCGACGCGCCAGCTGTCGAGCGGCTGTACGCTCGCACGGCGATAG